The window TATTGCCGTTGGTGTTATTCGTAATGCCGATTGGATGTAAAAAAGAAGAGTAAAGTGTAAAGGTGGCAGAATGCAGTAAGAGCAATCTTGCGAATATGCAATGTGCTAATGTCCTTTCTTTGATTCCCTGTCGTGGCAGGGAATGACGATTTAGAGTGTGTTCAGTAGTCTGTCGTCTGTCGTCGATTATTTTTTCAACTACCTGAATCACATCCAGGGATACTTGGCCGGTCCCTTTTCAGGTAGTTTTTCCTATCTTTGTTTATTTCTCCAACCCCCTTAAATTAACGAATACTTTTTAACCACTTGTAAAGCACATAAATGTGTTATTTACACCACTAGAAATTGCACTCATATTTTTCTTATTCCCTGCCAAATCAATTCCTGCGCTCACGATATGAGCAATTACTCTACAGATTTCGTTCAAAAAAAGTGCAAATTAACCCTTTAAAGCACTAGACCTTGATGAAAAATTGAGTAATCCTAGAACCTGAATTAGTCATAATCATAATAATTACGCTAAATCCTACCACTTCTTCGATGTAGGAATGCGGTACGTAAGAAAGTGAGAGTTAGTTACATTCAGAATGACAATCAATTACCTGAAGGTTTAAGCAACTCTCTATAACAAATATAAATTTTACGGAAATTTGAGACATCGAATTCAGTTGTATCCTGTCACTTGTTTCTGTCTTTGTTCGCTAAAGCAGAGGAGATGTCTAGTGAAGAGACGTAACCTGGGTTGGCTGATGTTGGGGAGTTTGTTTTCCAGCGCAGCTTGGGCAGACATGCAGTTAAACATGACCAAAGGTGTCACCGATATCAGTCAGGAAGTGTTCGGGCTGCATATGTTGGTAATGTGGATTTGTACTGCCATCGGTATTGTGGTGTTCGGCGCCATGTTCTGGTCGATGATTTTTCATCGCAAATCTAAAGGTGTTAAACCCGCCACCTTCCACGAAAGCACTAAAGTTGAAATACTTTGGACTGCTATTCCCATTATTATTCTTATTGGTATGGCCTGGCCTGCTACTAAGACCCTAATCGCCATGGAAAATAATGACAATTCCGACATCACCATTCAGGTGACTGGTTCGCAATGGAAATGGCATTACAAGTATTTTGATTCCGATATTGAGTTCTATTCCGTACTCACTACGCCGAAAGATCAATTTGATAACCGTGATGGTAACTATGTGACCAAAGGTGAGAACTACCTACTAGAGGTAGATAAACACCTGGTTATCCCGGTTAACAAGAAAGTACGTTTCCTTATTACCTCTGATGACGTTATTCACTCCTGGTGGGTTCCGGATTTTGCCGTTAAGCAAGATGCCAACCCGGGCTTTATTAATGAAGCCTGGACCAAGGTAAATGAACCGGGTATCTATCGCGGTCAATGTGCTGAGCTGTGCGGTAAAGACCATGGCTATATGCCAGTGGTTGTTGAGGTGAAATCTGAAGCCGATTACGCCATGTGGATTGAAGAGCAAAAGCTGGCTATCGAAGAAGCTAAGCTTGCTGAGCAAGAATCTCTGGCATCTACCATGTCGATGGAAGAGTTGATGAGCTTAGGTGAAGAAACCTACGTAGCCTACTGTGCAGCCTGTCACCAAACCAATGGTATGGGTTTACCACCGGCGTTCCCAGCATTGAAAGGCAGCCCAATGGTTACCGAAGATAAAGCCGCACACATTGACATCGTTCTTAACGGTAAAGCGGGTACTTCGATGGCTGGTTTTGGTAAGCAATTAAACCTTAAACAACTAGCTGCTGTTGTGACTTACGAGCGTAATGCCTGGGGTAACAATACCGGTGAAATGGTTCAGCCTGCCGACGTTAATGCCCTTGCAGCTCCTGCTCAATCTGCGGAAGTTAAAGCAGAAGACAGCAAAGAATCTGCTGAAAAGAGTGTTGAAACTGTCGCACTGGTTTCTGAGAAATCAGAAGCATCAGAAGATACCGCTAGCATCAGTGAACCTGCGACCATGGAACAACTGATGGCCGAAGGTGAAAAAGTCTACATCGCCAAATGTGCTGCTTGTCACCAAGCCAATGGTGCGGGTTTACCACCGGCATTCCCGGCTCTTAAAGGCAGTCCAATGGTTACCCAGGATATCCCGGCTCACATCGAAATGGTGAAAAACGGCAAACCTGGAACGGCAATGATGGGCTTTAAAGATCAGTTAAATGCCCGTGAGATGGCGGCTGTTATTACTTATGAGCGAAACGCCTGGGGTAATGACACCGGTGAGCTTGTGCAAGCAAGCGATATCGATGCCAAGCAAGAATAAGAGGTAAGACATGACGACTGTAACAGACACAATTGAAAACGTGGATGAGCATCATGATCATCATGCCGATCACAAAATGACTGGCATCAAACGTTGGCTTTTAACAACCAACCATAAAGACATTGGTTCTTTATATCTGTGGTTCTCTTTCATAATGCTGTTAACCGGTGGTGCCATGGCTATGGTCATCCGGGCAGAATTATTCCAGCCGGGTCTGCAAATTGTAGAACCAGACTTTTTTAACCAGATGACCACAGTACATGGTCTGATCATGGTATTTGGTGCCATCATGCCGGCCTTTACAGGTTTGGCGAACTGGATGATCCCGATGATGATTGGAGCGCCGGATATGGCGCTACCACGCTTGAATAACTGGAGCTTCTGGATTTTACCTTTCGCGTTCGCGATTCTTTTAGCTTCGCTATTTATGGAAGGTGGTGGTCCTAACTTCGGATGGACCTTCTACGCGCCATTATCTACAACCTATTCAAATGGTAGTACCGCATTCTTTGTATTCGCTGTCCATATTATGGGGATATCCTCAATCATGGGTGCGATCAACATTATCGTTACTATCATGAATATGCGTGCGCCTGGCATGACTTACATGAAAATGCCATTGTTCGTATGGACCTTCTTCATTACCGCTTACCTGTTAATCGCCGTTATGCCGGTACTGGCAGGTACCGTAACTATGGTATTAACTGACACCTATTTCGGTACATCTTTCTTTGATGCCGCTGGTGGTGGTGACCCGGTTTTATTCCAGCATATCTTCTGGTTCTTCGGTCATCCCGAAGTTTACATCATGATATTGCCGGCATTTGGTATCGTATCGACAACCATTCCTGCATTTTCTAGAAAACCATTATTTGGTTACAGCTCAATGGTTTACGCTACCGCCTCAATCGCATTCCTGTCATTTATCGTATGGGCTCACCATATGTTTACTACGGGTATGCCGCTAGCGGGAGAATTGTTCTTCATGTACTGCACCATGTTAATCGCCGTCCCTACCGGGGTTAAGGTATTTAACTGGGTAGCAACCATGTGGCGCGGCGCCATTACTTTCGAAACCCCAATGCTTTTCTCTATCGCCTTTGTGATTTTGTTTACTATCGGTGGTTTCTCAGGGTTGATGCTGGCAATGACACCGGTGGATTTCCAATATCATGATACCTATTTCGTCGTTGCCCATTTCCATTATGTTCTGGTAACCGGTTCATTATTCTCGATTTTTGCAGCGGTTTATTACTGGCTACCGAAATGGACTGGTCATATGTATAGCGAAAGACTGGGCAAATGGCATTTCTGGTGTTCGATGGTTTCAGTAAACGTGCTGTTCTTCCCAATGCACTTCCTTGGTCTGGCCGGTATGCCACGTCGTATTCCGGATTATGCATTGCAATTTGCTGACTTTAACAAGTGGGTAAGTATTGGTGGTTTCGCGTTCGGTTTGTCGCAGTTGATATTCCTGGTACTGGTTATCAAGTGTATTCGCGCCGGTAAACAAGCAGAAGCGAAATCCTGGGAAGGCGCCCAAGGCCTGGAATGGACGGTGGCTTCACCGGCACCATACCACACCTTCTCTACACCACCGAAAGTCGATTAATTTAGTGAGGTAGCCATGTCAGAGAAAACACCAGAGCAAAAACCAGAACAATCACCAGAACAGGTGTCGGATCAAAACCAACCACAGATAAAAAAATCTGTTGTTAAGTTATGTATCACAGTCGTTGCTATGTTCGGGTTTGGTTTTGCTTTGGTACCTCTCTATGACGTGTTTTGTGAAATAACCGGTTTAAACGGCAAGACCGCCACTGAGGCGACAACCTATCAGGCGGATGGCGTAGACGAAAGTCGAACCATTACGGTGCAGTTTATCAGTCGCACTGCTAAAAATGCCGCCTGGCAGTTTGAACCAGAAATGAATTCCATCCAGGTTCACCCGGGTGAAATGAAATTTGTGAAGTTTTATGCCAAAAATAACACCGGCGATCATGCGGTAGCGCAAGCGGTACCAAGTGTTTCACCGGGCCAGGCTGCGAATTACTTTCAGAAAATAGAATGTTTCTGTTTTAACCAGCAGCCATTACAGGCTAATGAAGATATCTGGATGCCATTGCAGTTTTATGTCGATCCGGACTTACCTGAAGATATGACCGAGCTTACCTTGTCCTACACCTTGTATGACATAACCGCGAGCGAGGGTTCATAGACTTTATCAGGTAATGCATAAAACATTGGGGAATGAAGGAAATCTTATGTCGAGTAAAGATTACGAAAATTATTATGTGCCAGAGCAAAGTCACTGGCCCATTGTTGGTGCAGTAGCACTGTTTTTAATTGCTATCGGTGCCGGTAGCTATGTTGCAAACCTTGATACTGGTGAGGGTTTAGGGGGTTACATCCTACTTGCTGGTATTGCCATGATCATTTACATGATGTTTGGTTGGTTTAGTAATGTCATCAATGAATCCATGGCCGGTAAGTACTCCGCACAAATGGACGCGTCATTTCGCCAGGGAATGAGTTGGTTTATTTTCTCAGAAGTAATGTTCTTCGCCGCATTTTTCGGTGCCTTGTTTTATGCCCGTATGCTGTCCGTGCCCTGGCTTGGCGGTGAAGGCAATAACTT is drawn from Thalassotalea sp. PS06 and contains these coding sequences:
- the coxB gene encoding cytochrome c oxidase subunit II, whose amino-acid sequence is MLGSLFSSAAWADMQLNMTKGVTDISQEVFGLHMLVMWICTAIGIVVFGAMFWSMIFHRKSKGVKPATFHESTKVEILWTAIPIIILIGMAWPATKTLIAMENNDNSDITIQVTGSQWKWHYKYFDSDIEFYSVLTTPKDQFDNRDGNYVTKGENYLLEVDKHLVIPVNKKVRFLITSDDVIHSWWVPDFAVKQDANPGFINEAWTKVNEPGIYRGQCAELCGKDHGYMPVVVEVKSEADYAMWIEEQKLAIEEAKLAEQESLASTMSMEELMSLGEETYVAYCAACHQTNGMGLPPAFPALKGSPMVTEDKAAHIDIVLNGKAGTSMAGFGKQLNLKQLAAVVTYERNAWGNNTGEMVQPADVNALAAPAQSAEVKAEDSKESAEKSVETVALVSEKSEASEDTASISEPATMEQLMAEGEKVYIAKCAACHQANGAGLPPAFPALKGSPMVTQDIPAHIEMVKNGKPGTAMMGFKDQLNAREMAAVITYERNAWGNDTGELVQASDIDAKQE
- the ctaD gene encoding cytochrome c oxidase subunit I — protein: MTTVTDTIENVDEHHDHHADHKMTGIKRWLLTTNHKDIGSLYLWFSFIMLLTGGAMAMVIRAELFQPGLQIVEPDFFNQMTTVHGLIMVFGAIMPAFTGLANWMIPMMIGAPDMALPRLNNWSFWILPFAFAILLASLFMEGGGPNFGWTFYAPLSTTYSNGSTAFFVFAVHIMGISSIMGAINIIVTIMNMRAPGMTYMKMPLFVWTFFITAYLLIAVMPVLAGTVTMVLTDTYFGTSFFDAAGGGDPVLFQHIFWFFGHPEVYIMILPAFGIVSTTIPAFSRKPLFGYSSMVYATASIAFLSFIVWAHHMFTTGMPLAGELFFMYCTMLIAVPTGVKVFNWVATMWRGAITFETPMLFSIAFVILFTIGGFSGLMLAMTPVDFQYHDTYFVVAHFHYVLVTGSLFSIFAAVYYWLPKWTGHMYSERLGKWHFWCSMVSVNVLFFPMHFLGLAGMPRRIPDYALQFADFNKWVSIGGFAFGLSQLIFLVLVIKCIRAGKQAEAKSWEGAQGLEWTVASPAPYHTFSTPPKVD
- a CDS encoding cytochrome c oxidase assembly protein, whose protein sequence is MSEKTPEQKPEQSPEQVSDQNQPQIKKSVVKLCITVVAMFGFGFALVPLYDVFCEITGLNGKTATEATTYQADGVDESRTITVQFISRTAKNAAWQFEPEMNSIQVHPGEMKFVKFYAKNNTGDHAVAQAVPSVSPGQAANYFQKIECFCFNQQPLQANEDIWMPLQFYVDPDLPEDMTELTLSYTLYDITASEGS